The nucleotide window GGCGGAGAAAATAGAGAAGTGGCTGCCGCATATAGAAACCGCCTTCGTCATGTCCGTGCCTCCGGGTTTTTCAGGCCAGAAATTTGATCCCGCTATCCTGAAAAAGATCGCGAGGCTCCGTAAAAAAATAGACGCGAAAAAACTCAAGTGCAGGATATGCGTTGACGGCGGAATCAATCTTGAGACGGCCGCTCTCTGCAGGAGAGCCGGCGCCGACGCTGTCGTGGCCAGCGCCTATCTGTCATCCGGGAACATCCCCCAAAAGCTCGCCGCCCTCAAAGCCCTTCGCTGAATATTTTTCGTCCAAAATTATAATTTAAACAGGAGTAAACTGAACGAAGCCCGGCTTCAAAGCTGAGACAGAGAGGAGGTAAGGACAATGAGTTTTTGTTCCAAATGCGGCGCGCCAAAAACGGATGATGCGAATTATTGTTCAAAGTGCGGGGCGCTTATTGAAGCAGACGTTCAACATGAAATTCCGCCAGCCGAAAACATTGAGCAGATCTATGGAAAACCGGCGGGTTTCTGGATAAGAGCGATCGCTCTTTTTTTTGACAGCATAATTTTAACCATCGCAGGCGGCCTGATCGGCGCCGTACTGGGCTTTTTATTGGCGCTTGCCGTCGGAGATGTGAGCGGGTTTATGCCTCTTTTTAATCTTGTGGGATTTGTTATAGGCGCGGCATACTACATATGTATGCACGGAAGTTACGGACAGACGCTCGGCAAAATGCTTATCGGAATAAAGGTTATAAAAATAAATGACGAACCTCTTTCCTATGGCACTGCGCTCTTGAGATATATAGGGCGCATTTTAAATATTATCACTTTATTCATCGGTTATATAATCGTGGCCTTTAATCGCAAAAAGCGCGGCATGCACGATTTTATTGCGGGCACAAAAGTTATCTATGTAAAGAAATCGCCTGTGTGGGCCATGGTTTTAGGAATATTATTTCTTGCGATCGTCCCTCTTGTGGGCATTTTAGCCGCGGTGGCGATACCTAAATTCGCTTCTTTAACACGAAAGGCCAATGAGGCGGCATGCAAGGGCCAGCTCGGAGCTTTAAGGAGTTCTTTGTCAATTTATTACGGGGATACCGAAGGCACCTGGCCGGCAAGACTGGAGGCGGTGACACCCACATATCTCCAAGAAATTCCAAACGCAAAACCGGGTGACGGAACGAATTCAAACCGCGTTGTTGTAGAAAAAGACGGAAGAAAGGCTTTTAACGGCGACGGCCAGGGCGGCTGGTGGTATAACAGCGGTACAATAGACGGTGATTACACAGGTGATATCAGGGTGAATTCTTTTGAGACAGACTGCCGGGGCGGGAATATAAATTCATGGTAGCAGTGCAGGGTATGGTGAATTTGCCTTGTTTTTTACTTAAATTCACGCTATATTGACAAAATAACGTGAATTGTATAGGATATCAGCATGCCT belongs to Candidatus Omnitrophota bacterium and includes:
- a CDS encoding ribulose-phosphate 3-epimerase, with the translated sequence GRIIFHIEALRSPIALIKEMKGVKKGIALNPPAPAEKIEKWLPHIETAFVMSVPPGFSGQKFDPAILKKIARLRKKIDAKKLKCRICVDGGINLETAALCRRAGADAVVASAYLSSGNIPQKLAALKALR
- a CDS encoding zinc-ribbon domain-containing protein, whose amino-acid sequence is MSFCSKCGAPKTDDANYCSKCGALIEADVQHEIPPAENIEQIYGKPAGFWIRAIALFFDSIILTIAGGLIGAVLGFLLALAVGDVSGFMPLFNLVGFVIGAAYYICMHGSYGQTLGKMLIGIKVIKINDEPLSYGTALLRYIGRILNIITLFIGYIIVAFNRKKRGMHDFIAGTKVIYVKKSPVWAMVLGILFLAIVPLVGILAAVAIPKFASLTRKANEAACKGQLGALRSSLSIYYGDTEGTWPARLEAVTPTYLQEIPNAKPGDGTNSNRVVVEKDGRKAFNGDGQGGWWYNSGTIDGDYTGDIRVNSFETDCRGGNINSW